The genomic region ACAAACGAAGCAACTGGTGTATACGCCAAGCAGTGTGTTACCTTAGCAAACGAACTTGGTCTCCCTTCGGTCGATGTATGGTCGAAGATGCAAGAAACTGAGGGCTGGCAGAAGAAATTCTTAAGGTTTGTCGATCACAGACATCTATATTGAGTGTATCGACCAAGTAATGTTTATATCTTGTTATACCAGAAGCAGTTCTTGTGGTTTACCTGAGCAAACTGttaaatcatcaaaatttgtccgatcttatatatatgccaacttttaattttcgtTTGCAGTGATGGCCTGCACTTGACGCCTGAAGGAAATGCAGTTGTGTTCAGTGAAGTTGTCAAGATTTTCGACGAAGCCGGATTCTCGGACTTGCCGTATGATTTCCCCCCAAATTCAGAAATTGACGCAGAACATCCTGAAAAAGCCTTCTTGCAACATTGTCCTGCTGTATAACATGAGTAACATATAGTTAATTCATGTGGCAAATTCAGTTTCTTTATGATATGAATACTGAGAATTTGTTGTCTATTCTCAGATTTgtggttttattaatgtttcCAAAGGTCATGTGTTTGCTGTTTTATACTGTTATAAAGATCGAAACCCCACGAAGTTTTTGGGTTCGGATTGTTTGCACTAGTTGAAATAGACTTATTTTGGCCATTTCCAACTTTGTTCTATACCAAGTAAGATGGTCCAAATGACTCTGCACCATAGGTGTACAAAATCTTTTGTTAAATGTAACAAGTaacataattttgtatatatacagatatacaaaatgaaagggaaaaatgcaagcaataccctcgtgatatcgcaaatgagtaaattacctctttatgaaaaaacaaaatagcgGTTTAcgtccctatattttttaaaacacaataGTTActctcctatattttttacataagaGATAATgcgctcattttcaatattacaggGCTAATTTGCTTTCAcctttaaatgaaataaaagatgccacgtaattctaaaataaaaaatctaaatcgAGTAACTAGAATTTGGAAAGTGTAAGCGATTTTCACTCTTATTTTCGTCCAAGAATTTAACAACCGGACAGGATTTAATCCACATAAGATCAATTCTCTGAAGGCAACTTCGTCAAAACAAATACTATAACTTGTACATAATTCTTAATTCAGGTTGCTTGCTGTTCAAGAGAAATTGAAGTTGACATTGCAGACTTCATCCACCGGACATGAATTATTAAGCACAGACCAGCCTGTCGGAATGGATTAGTTTATCGAAAATATAGAATTCTTTATCTATGGCTTCTGGTCAGGTTCCCTtaacaaatgaaaaagaagTTGATTTACTTGCTCAAACAATAATCATCCACATTTCTTGAGCAAGTCCAACATTCATAGGTCGGAGAATGGCTGTAGCAGCTTATTCATCTTTGGTTTCCCTCATGCATGTTCTGGACAACGTTCAGCATCCTGCCCGTCGTCGGCTTCATCTCGACAGAAACCAAATTGGAATTCTGCAGGAAAAGGTTCGTTTCTTGCAAGATTTTCTTGAAGTCCATTGCCAAGGAAAAATCCAAAAGATGCAAGATCTGGCGATGCAAATCTCTGTTGTAGCCGATGAAGCAGAAGATATAATTGACTTATATGTAGTGGATCAGCTTTGTGAAGGACCGAAAAACAGAAGTCATGATATGACTGCGCTCTCATCTTTCTGTCAAGATATAAACAAAGTAATTGAGAAGCTTGATTGTGTAAAGAGTGAATTGATGATGGTAGTTGAAGAGGAACGCGCCAGCCTCCAAGCACAGAAGCCCATATCTTCCTTGCCGGCTTGTTCATCAACAGTGCTTCCATCCAGTGCCAAGAGTAGTACTATGGTGGGATTTGATGAGCGCttggaaagaatcatggaTGAGCTCACTGGACATAAATGTGATCTCCAGATCCTCCCTATTGTCGGGATGGGAGGTATTGGTAAGACTACTCTAGCTAGAAATGTTTTTGATCATCCATATATTGTCCATTACTTTGATATGCGAATTTGGTTTACAATATCTCAAGAATATAGCTCGCGAGGAATACTTGTACACCTTCTTAACGATGGAAGAAACCAAGAAAATAGTAAAACTTTAGCTGAATTAGGACAACGattgtacaaaaatttatttggtaGAAAGTATTTGATTGTTATGGATGATGTCTGGAGCATCGATGTTTGGGATGATTTGAAGCGACTCTTTCCGGATAATAAGAACGGAAGTCGAATTCTGGTGACGACTAGGTTGTTTAATGTGGCAGTTTCTCTAGGCTCCCAAAGCCCTTATATGATGGAGTTTTTGGACGAGAGTAAAAGTTGggatttattttgtgaaaaggCATTTTCAAGGCAAGGTTGTCCATTTCCAGAACTAGAGAAAATTGGAAAGTATATAGCAAAATGTTGTAGAGGACTTCCTCTAGCAATTGTTGTAATTGGCGGCCTCCTTGCAAACTCCAAGATGACTCGAGAAGATTGGGAGTTTGTAGCAGAAAATGTGAGCTCCTATGCTAATTTAGGAAATGATGagcattgtttaaaaatactatatatgaGTTACAACAATCTGCCTCTTCATCTCAAACCATGTTTCCTCCATATAGGAGTTTTTTCTGAAGATCGTGATATTAAAGTCTCTAAACTTATCAAGTTATGGGTTGCTCAAGGATTTTTAAGGCCAATAAGAGGCAAAAGCTTAGAAGAGGCAGCAGAAGAATACTTAAGAGATCTTATTGatagaaatttgattttagttgGCAAACTGGGATGTAGGAGCAAAATCAAAACATGTAGCATCCATGATTTTCTTAGAGACTTATGCCTAAGGGAATCTGAAAAAGTACAATCTTTTCACGTCCCAAAAGTACAATGTATCGACTTTAGATACCACACATGTGGTTGTTTCTTATGTAGTCGCTATCAAATCAAGACATCCAGAAGGGTACATCTCTCTCAAGTCCTCCGCTTCTCGCGGTCAACATTCCTTTCCAGGACATTGGTATGTGATGTCTGTAGAATTAGGTACCCGATGCTCATTAGGTTAAGATCGGTGATGGTAATGGATACGGTTGATGATCAGTCCTTTGAAGAATTTCAACAACCTACTCAACTGCGGTACCTTTCTATCAAATGTTTCAGAGACTTGAACTTGGTATATCCTTCTCCAATACCTTTACTTTGGAACTTACAAACTCTAATTCTGGATACGGACTCCTGCGTATTTTCAATAGTTTTACCATCTGAAATTTGGGAGATGCCCCAACTCAGGCACCTAGTACTCAAAAAAGTTGGTTTACCTGATCTAGTAGTTAATGAAGATTTGACTATTTTGGACAACCTACAGACGCTTTCCCTCATACTAAA from Sesamum indicum cultivar Zhongzhi No. 13 linkage group LG3, S_indicum_v1.0, whole genome shotgun sequence harbors:
- the LOC105157423 gene encoding putative late blight resistance protein homolog R1A-4, whose protein sequence is MAVAAYSSLVSLMHVLDNVQHPARRRLHLDRNQIGILQEKVRFLQDFLEVHCQGKIQKMQDLAMQISVVADEAEDIIDLYVVDQLCEGPKNRSHDMTALSSFCQDINKVIEKLDCVKSELMMVVEEERASLQAQKPISSLPACSSTVLPSSAKSSTMVGFDERLERIMDELTGHKCDLQILPIVGMGGIGKTTLARNVFDHPYIVHYFDMRIWFTISQEYSSRGILVHLLNDGRNQENSKTLAELGQRLYKNLFGRKYLIVMDDVWSIDVWDDLKRLFPDNKNGSRILVTTRLFNVAVSLGSQSPYMMEFLDESKSWDLFCEKAFSRQGCPFPELEKIGKYIAKCCRGLPLAIVVIGGLLANSKMTREDWEFVAENSLSNQDIQKGTSLSSPPLLAVNIPFQDIDINAIGSLPNLEVLKLYYNAFKGHEWNPVEGEFLRLRFLLLKDVDVVCWGADKANFPNLESLVLEDIINLKEIPSGIGEIETLHSIHLVNCSDSIINSAKYILEEQESLGNEALHVHVRSKEKYHEMVPKYRPPCH